The Juglans microcarpa x Juglans regia isolate MS1-56 chromosome 2D, Jm3101_v1.0, whole genome shotgun sequence DNA window acaaatcaaactgtaaagttaaacaacaaattaatgaattagatataccagaaacactaaaagataaattaatagacatttttataataaaatcaagtgaagatgaggttagttcttcagaagaagaagaaatttatcaattaaaagaatcaagcttttcagaacaatcttccgatagtgaattagaagaagatgaagtacatatctgtaattgtctaagtaaggataattgtatttgtaacaaaaccattaatgtactttcaaaacaagaagacattatattagaattaatagacaaaatcaacaatcctcaagaaagaaaagattatttagaaaaattaaaagatacattaataatcaaaatactacaataacttcatcctcaacaccttacaatttttcagaaataataagtagatttaaaactgacaaacagaaaattacgattcaagatatacaacaagaaatcaatgagataaaacaggaaattagaaatttaaaaacatccaatcttaaattagaagtttcaaacgaacaactattacaagaaattatattattaaaaatagagaaaaatagaaaaaacttccatgaagaaaaacataatattgaacagggagaatgttcaacattagatgaaacagacaatttcattaatattcttaataagataaattttcaaaaatggtatgttgaagtaacattttcaattaatcaagaattcttttTTACTACAATTaccctattagatacaggagcagacttaaattgtatacaaaagggattaataccttctaaatattttgaaaaaacaagagaaacattatcccaagccaatggaacaaaattaaatataaattataaattatccaatgcacatatatgtaataatagactttgctttaaaacaacattcatcttagtaaaaaatattaataccaaagtaatcttaggaaatccctttcttgcactactttaccctttctttgtaacagaagaaggaatctctactaaaatacttggacaagaaatacaatttaagttcatatttcccccggtaccaaaagaaattaactctttaaagaaaatttcattaaccagagaaattaatttcttaacaaaaaataaaattagaagaaaggaaaaccaaataaacttcttaaaacaagaattaaaatataaaagaattcgagaacagttaaaagacccattattaacccaaaaaattgataatttcaaaattacaattgaaaatgaaatatgtgctaacctacccaatgccttctggaatagaaaacaacacatagttgaattaccctatgaaaaagaattttctgagaaaaacattccaactaaggctagacctatccaaatgaataacgaattactagaatattgtaaaaaagaaattaatgatttaaaaacaaaaggattaataaggaaaagtaaatcaccatggagttgtgctgccttttatgtccaaaaacaggcagaattagaaagaggagttcctcgtttagtaataaattataaacctttaaataaggtattacaatggattagataccaaattcctaataaaaaagatttattatcccgattatataatgctacaatattttcaaaattcgacatgaaaagcgggttttggcaaatccaaatcgctgaaaaagatcgatataaaacagctttcacagtcccctttggacattttgaatggaatattatgccctttggattaaaaaatgcccctagtgaatttcaaaatatcatgaacgaaatctttactccattcacttatttttcaatagtatatatagatgatgtattaatattttcctcatctattgaacaacattggaaacatttaaatatttttgttcaagtcatcaaacaaaatggattagttgtctcctcatcaaaaataaaactattccaagagaaaattagattccttggacatgaaatttatcaaggaactattacaccaattagtagagcaatagaatttgctgataaatttccagatgaaataaaagataaaaatcaattacagagatttctaggaagtctcaactatgttgcagatttttaccaatctctcagaccattatgcaaaccattatttaaaagattaaaaaagaatccacctccttggacaaaaaaacatactagtattataaaacagattaaagctcatattaagaaattaccatgcttagggcttccatctcctcatacttttaaaattgttgaaacagatgcctctgatataggttacggaggaattatgaaataaaaattatcatccaactcggaacaaatagttcgattccattcaggatgttggaatcctactcaaaagaattatagtactattaaaaaagaaattttagctattgtattatgtatttctaaatttcaagatgatttattgaatcaaaagtttttgcttagaatagattgcaaatcagccaaggaagttttaattaaagatgtgaaaaacctggctgccaaacaaatatttgccagatggcaagctatattaagtatttttgattttgatattgagcatattaaaggagaatctaattctcttcctgattttctatcccgagaattcttacagggaaaatcatgtcatcttcaaagtccaaaataaagtccaaatcttcatacgcacggccgccatctcctccctatccttcaccttgtccttctgcaactccaagaccttatacggtattgggatcattaccacaaaatattagaccctcttacaatctattttcaccattagcctctccaaaattaccaacctattccaaagctgtttctcctccttctccttcccaaattattaatcctccattattatctcaaccttcttcatctcctattattatcaaatctcattggtatccggtctttcctattgaatctgaaatacaacatctgtctgaccctcagaaattacttgatgcctttctcctaccggactggtattatgttccacaaaacattaagaaaacccagcatttttatgaatttatattagtagatactgactcaattattctctcagaaattctttgtttccttcaaactcaaccttctccaccagcatctccaattattgcctttcataaagtcactattaagcaagttctcaccctggaacaatggggaaaaaatccctacttgacaagaaaattctctcatccctatgatcctccttattatgattattacgattaccagcaagcatggacaaaaatgtttttaaaacaaaacaaaaatttgcgtcattcatggttccttcattttgataaactacaggaaattaaaacactcccgaaatggttctcactatggtgggaatattatggacctgaacctcttctccttcctcttccccttcaggaaagtctccaaaatttcatctcacagaatgacagcccaccagcattaaaccattgctcacccctcttgctcttctttctcaaaacaaaattaaattggattatgaaatgggaatatgttatcaaacctcatccatCTCTCAAAACTattatgttcctagcccgtcaagtttccatcaaatggtgggaaaaatacaattatgatcatgtactgaaaatgttttcaaaagttaccaaagctccggaagtcctagtccagcgaagcagattccaagcacaattggcatccattacaaacaaaaaggatttgaaaaaattagctgaagtaatgtcacaaatatcagacagtgacgatgaagaagaagcacaacccagattaactccaccacagcaacccgcattatcaccagcccatcaggcctctccttctcaacaggcctctcaatttcaaggcaaccaagctgcatctccttctcaaaattattcaccttaccatccagtacaactgatggattctcaagacccgtttgaactggaattagcaaattatgatccttaGAATTTGTgactacaaaaaattattatctgactaaccagcatgacatgcagatattatccctctaaaaagttattcgcaacagattattgcccagcaaagcgacaaataattctgtactaGATTACGTGTTATGTACTATGTTTGattttagcgtcggctgacactgttcttgtctttaatgtcggccggtactgtgtttgtctttagcgtcggctaatactgttattataacggccggtactattcatgtattattaaagttactgttttagtgtctatataagggggttcacgaggcaagaagggtattcagaattctaatctgatatcccttcctctctcgcccaaaccttTCCAGTCCAAGTCCcgtcctcctctctttgtaaatcttcaatcattcttccctcatgtcttcagctcccaactcatttgagaattaatctccttataagtattatatttttaatgaagaagtttatttcatatctcttttctttaatcttcctcatgcatatggtcggtctTACCGCCTGCCTACTTTACTATCATGTatatggccggtcttaccgcctttaattCTTAATAATACATTATTATTCTACTAATatcttatttacaaaaaataataaaatataatatttacataaaaaaaattaattttttaataattaatcttatttttttaaaaataattatataatatttatacactttacaaTCGTAAGTAAAATTACTCAAAAGAAAATGGTGTCGCGTTGGACATGTATCGTCGGTTTGGGATATAATTAAGATTTCGAGTCAACAACTACGGCGTGGCTGCGTGGCTTGGGTTCAACGACTTAAGAGTCAACATGCAACCGTGGATGTCGACCCGAACCACAACCCACCGACTCCAGACCCGACGTGAAGGATCTCtctttttatgttcttttggtTCCGCCTCTCAGCTTGAACCTGAAGCAGAGGACAAAGCCGCAAACATGGAGAACGGTGAAATTCCCGAAAACGCTAACGAGCGTAAGTTTCTCCCATTGTTATTCGTCCCTCCCAACCTTATTATCTTCAAGGATCACTGGCTTTTGTTCGTTGAGTTACTtctcaatttcttatttttttccccttctttgtGATATTCAGATTGCCCTGGTACCCAATCAGATTCTGCTGGAAAATCTGACGCTTGCGAAGGATGCCCTAATCAAGAAGTTTGTGCTACTGCTCCTAAAGGCCCTGAcccaggttctctctctctcgcttatttcgttttttttttttttttttttttttcatattgacTTTGAATTcggatttgattaattattttgactttttggtTTGTTATTCAAATTTAGCCTTGGGCCACATCCATGCATGTGTTCTGTGCCGATATTATGTTTGTTGTTGTTACTTTGTAAACTTTGAGTCCTTGTGACTCCTGGAATTATGATTGCAATTAGAGAGCTCGTTGTTACTTGCACCCAGATAGGAACTGTGCCGAACTAGTAAACAATGTGATGAAGGATTTTGCTTACATCTTGGAATAAGTCAGATGTCCAAAACGGGAGAGACAGGAAGTTCTGGTGTAGAATTCTTTAGTGTGTCTTCTCTTAGCACGTGGCCTTATGATTATCCTTTGTTACGAACTATGGGACAGGTATACCAAGTCATTCTTTATGCATTTGAGGTTGTGggtatctttttttataagtggatTCAATCTGCTCACAATAATATTATCCATTGAGTAAAGTACCAAGGAATACAAACTACTTCCTTGGCGTAAATAGAAAGGTGAAAACATATAGTCATGAGGTTGTGGATATCTTTCTGAAGTCTTCATTTGTGATTATGTTCTGAAgtgttttttataattgaaaaagGTCGTGCTAAGTCAAGTGATTTAATATTCTAGTCAGTGGGTATCCTTACAAACGTTTTGCCATTACATATATTATGTTAAACTACTGCTTCTCCCAAAAGCTTTAGGTGATAAGAAAGGGTaaatctaattacttaaccaTTATTCTTTTATCCTTTCTCTTGTACCTATGCTGTGGATTCAGAATTTTCCTTGATAAATGGATCCAAAAACATGAGATTTTGACTTCTAAAATAGAATGCAATGTGTGTCAATATTTGAACTCAAGACTTACTCTAATACCATGTCAAATTACCATTTGTCCCAAACGTTTGAAGAGATAGGAAAGGGAGAATCTGATTACTTAAAAATTATGCTTAGATAGCATCACACACCATCATAAGAAAGCAGAGGCAGCCAAAAGAAATGGGTCAATCAAAGATACTAATAAGAATATTTCCCTGATTCTTATATGTCATCTACCGAGCATTTATTGAAATAGTTTCAGGTTCTAGCTTTAATTATCATCATTTCTATATGTTTCAGGTTGGTAGCTCGTGTTTCTGTCCTCCCTTAATTCTGCTTGGataaattttgagagagaggCCTTTTGCTGAAAGTCCATTAAGTTTACCAAACATCATAATTCCTATTTGGAGGCCTTATAATGAGTAGGATACATATTTGGTTCCAGTTCTTTTTGCACCGTGATGAAAGCATACTGCATCTCCAAGATTGAACTGCCGGCTGTTGCATTGTCTTAATGGTCTTGTGCATTACCCTATGTGTCGAAGCTACATTATTGATAATTTCATGCAGATTCTTTTAATCCAAATATGAGCTGTGTCTGTGggtgtatgagagagagagagagagagagtttttttttttttttttttggggggtgggggtgtTCTGCTAAGTGTATTAACCGTGTGGAATTCAGTTATTACAGTTATGCACGACCTGCAAGGCATTTGGTCATGTTTGCTTTGGAATGGTGCATGTTGTGTTCTGTGATTGTATTGAATGTCACAAAAGTGGTATGCTTTTCGTCATAACATTTCCGATGTTTGTTTGTGCAGACTTGGTTGCAATCACTGAAAGAATGGCTACTGTTAAGCATAAGATATTGGTTTTATCGGGTAAAGGTGGAGTTGGCAAGAGTACATTCTCTGCCCAACTGTCATTTGCTCTGGCAGCTATGGACTTCCAAGTGGGTCTCCTTGACATTGACATTTGTGGCCCCAGCATCCCAAAGATGCTTGGCCTAGAAGGTCAAGATGTCCACCAGAGCAACCTTGGCTGGTCTCCTGTTTACGTTGAGTCCAACCTTGGGGTCATGTCCATTGGATTCATGCTTCCTAACCCTGATGAAGCTGTTATATGGAGGGGTCCACGCAAAAATGGGCTCATCAAGCAATTCCTGAAGGATGTATACTGGGGAGAACTTGATTTTTTGATTGTTGATGCTCCTCCTGGGACCTCAGATGAGCACATCTCAATTGTCCAACTGCTCGAGGCTACTGGAATAGATGGTGCAATTATAGTCACTACTCCACAAGAAGTCTCCTTGATTGATGTGCGGAAAGAAGTGAGTTTCTGCAAGAAAGTTGGAGTCCAGGTTCTTGGGGTTGTTGAGAACATGAGTGGCTTGTGCCAGCCAGTGATGGATTTCAAGTTTACAAAGATGACAGAGACAGGTGAACAGAGAGATGTTACAGAGTGGTTCAAGGAGTATGTGAGAGAAAACGCACCAGAGATTCAAAATTTGTTTGCTTGTAGTGAAGTCTTTGACAGTAGTGGTGGGGGTGCAGAAAGAATGTCGAGGGAAATGGGTGTACCTTTTCTTGGGAAAGTACCTTTGGATCCACAGCTTTGCAAGGCAGCTGAAGAAGGTAGATCCTGCTTCATTGATAAAAAATGTGGGGCAAGCGCCCCTGCACTGAAGATGATCatagaaaaattgattgaaaatcagGGGTTCTCAAGAATGTTGGTTGCTGATAGTGCGTAGGTGGTTGGCATCAGCTTGCGGTCCTTGTGgattaaaattttgtttgtcttttctTCTGTTCCCCTTTCTATCTATAGTAGCTTGAatctcatttgtatttttttagcttGATATATGTGAACTGATTTGTTTAgaacataactatttttttaatgtaatgaaAACCTgtggtatttgtttttttttttttttgaagagatGGTGTTTGGTTTTGATTGGCCATGCGCTGTGCAAAATAGTTATTTGATGTGTTTTACAGGTGATGATGTTACTCTTAATCTTTTTGGTTTATACacgaaaattgaaaattcaggAAACTTTTGTAAACGAGTAATAGCTTTTGAACTGATGCCCCCCAAAAAGGGGCTTTTGAACTGATTTTGTACTTAATTCTTTAATTTTGCCGAAATTGGTCAGCCAGAAACAGAAATGGCTGATCACTGATGGCTCATATTTGCCTCAGCTCAAAGTACCTCATTCGTTAAATGCATTAGCTCAAACGCAGACAATGGACACATTGGAACTCGACTGTTCATGGTGAGGACTGCGAGGTTGTATGTCTTAATTTCTCCCGTTACCGGGCGGAAAGCATTTAGTGACTCCGGTTTGTTACCAACCTTTCTGGCTTCTGTCTTCTCAAGAAACCCTGCTTCCACTCCACGGCTTGGGCTGTATCTAGACTTGCATATTAACTTCAGACAATACCCGTGCAACACATCCAGAAAAAAGTAGAATTGCAGCTTGTCTCAACCACAAGACATGCTTCTGCGACAATGAAAGTGATGGTcgtatgtacgtacgtatggAGGGTGCGAACGTCGAAAAACAAGGCATTGGATAGAATTGCCA harbors:
- the LOC121251168 gene encoding cytosolic Fe-S cluster assembly factor NBP35-like, with the translated sequence MSTRTTTHRLQTRREGSLFLCSFGSASQLEPEAEDKAANMENGEIPENANEHCPGTQSDSAGKSDACEGCPNQEVCATAPKGPDPDLVAITERMATVKHKILVLSGKGGVGKSTFSAQLSFALAAMDFQVGLLDIDICGPSIPKMLGLEGQDVHQSNLGWSPVYVESNLGVMSIGFMLPNPDEAVIWRGPRKNGLIKQFLKDVYWGELDFLIVDAPPGTSDEHISIVQLLEATGIDGAIIVTTPQEVSLIDVRKEVSFCKKVGVQVLGVVENMSGLCQPVMDFKFTKMTETGEQRDVTEWFKEYVRENAPEIQNLFACSEVFDSSGGGAERMSREMGVPFLGKVPLDPQLCKAAEEGRSCFIDKKCGASAPALKMIIEKLIENQGFSRMLVADSA